In the Triticum aestivum cultivar Chinese Spring chromosome 2B, IWGSC CS RefSeq v2.1, whole genome shotgun sequence genome, ATCAAAATAGATAAAATTACGATGATGATCAATGATTGAATCACTTACATGTAGTTCCAATTCTTCTAAGAGAGGAGCTAAGTCCAAGAGGTTGACAAACCTTGTGACCCAGCTAGTATCCTCTGGAGTGTCTATGATATCAATGTTAAGGTTCAGATACCTCAGATAGAGGAAGGCGGTGTGGGTTTTACTGAACTTTTGCTCCTGGAACAGAACAGAAAAAATGCACAACCGGAATGAAATCAGTATGAATCCGCAAAAAAAAGGAATGAAATCAGCATGAGATCCACCGAGGTGGTAAGTCAATAGCTACAAATGCACCCCAAATATATATATGGTGATGGGATTATTATTTTCAAAGAAGGCATACAACAAACCTCGTCTTCTACAAGCACATGTACAAAGAGTTTATGCACATAAGGAAGCGCAGCTGGAAGCTCGGCCAGGACATAATCTAAAGCATCCTCACACCAGTTGTATCTAATGTTCTTGAACACAAAGGTTGCTTCTAACAACTTCGAAGATTCAATGAGGACAATTTGCGTCGGGAAGTCATCGAACTGAAATGTGGTAAGGTTAGGAGCACGCAACTGTATCGTTCCCACCGGACACTCGCGCACACTCAGGTGCTGCAACCGGCAGAGCTCCTGACGTATACTGAAACTTGACAGGGGGCTGTCCTCCAGTCTTAAACTCTCGAGAAGAGCACAACTTAGCAACAGACATTGGAGATCGTCTGCATCGATGGAGACCATATGCAGGCTGAGTTTCTTCAAGTTTGTGATACCAGAGAAACTAGGGGCCAGCTTTACACAGACATTGGCCATATGAAGAGACTTGACACAAGAGCCATTCGAGCCACTGAGTTTGCACAGCGGGACAACATACTTGTCATCTTCATGGACACTCCATCCAATGAGATCAAGACTAATGTGCTTGGCCATTGACTCGGTGGAAAAGTTAATCCATCTATCGATGTGATGCATGTGATGCCTAGTGAGACCAAATTTGACAACGAACTTATCCACTGTAGTAGTTGTGGTGGGACTAGACCAAAACGGGCGCAGCAGATTATCCACTCTGGTGATGAACTCGGCAGTCGTGGATTCCCGATCAAtatagtatatgatcttattgctGCCAAATAAGGTGTCTTTAGTGAACACCAGATCCGGGTGGCATAAACCTAGTCGCCACCATTCACGGGACAGCGCGCTCATCCTCACTGCTTGCTTGAGTGATAACCGTGAGAATATGTCGCGCAGAACGTCCTGTAGACATGAGCAGTCAGTCAGGCAGCGGTACTAGTTACATTCAATAGTCAAGCATGTTAAGGTTGTGATTTAGCAGAGTAGGTAATTTGTATGAATAAGGTTTGGTGATACTTACAACGGGTAGAAGGTGAAGCTCCAGTGTCACCTTTGATCTCACCATCTTGCTGGAACTGGAAGCATCGCTCTTGTTTCTTACGTAGCGCTCTTGACTGCTGGGTTTGTTCATCAGGTTGAGGAGAATGGTGGTGAAGGATCCATCACATCAAAATAGACAAACCTACATGCAGGAAAAACTTTGGCATGCGCCGTATTTTTCTTTAGCTCCTCTCTTGTTTTCCCAGCTTACAATCTCACGCAGAGGCTGTGCATACATGTATCCATGAACAACCGACCAAACACAAACCTACGAGCTAGAGGAATTTTAATACAACCCGGATGCATGCTGCTGCTAATCCCCCTACAAGCGCAAATAATAATCTTAGCCGGATTCAAACTGATACCGCGTATGGCATGCAAGCCGGAAACACACTAGGACACGGACAGACCTAATAGCCACGTAATGCaactctttttatttattttcgacCCAGCTCCCAATTGACTAGCACTAACTCAACTGTAATAGAGAAGGCGAACGCTACAACTCGGCCGGGTGAAGACTGGATCTAATCGGCAGCCTTGGCAGCCGTTGGACGGCTCGTGGGACAGCCATCCAGTCTAACGCCGAGTCAGCCGCAACCTTTGAAACAAACACCATGGTGCGCTCGCTTGCTTTGCAACCCTTGTTACAATGGTTGTACCATTTCGTACGAATCGCAACCGCCGACACATAGCCTTCGAACAAGCACCATGTTATGCTCGCTGCCTTTGAATTGTTGAATGGTTTCGTACCAATCGCAACTTGCTCCGTCCGCGCTCAAATTCGTCGCTGGCTTGCTGGCTCGACCCTGTTCGAGTTTGCCTAATTAAAGCCGCCCTGAGATGAGCTACACCTACTCCCCTTCTTCTCTCATTGAATATGTGCTCCAACAGCTCGCCCCATTTGAATCCGTCCACGACTGCCATGTCATATCCATGGCCGAGCTCGGGCATGTTTCGTGCGTGCCTGCCTGGACCTTGCGCTCACATGCGCACGTGTTCCGCACACACATGCGAGTCCTGCATGCTCCTGTTGTCGATCCGACTTGCCTTGGCGAGCTCCTGCAGGCACAACGGCGACAATGGCGGAAAGGCGCCACATCGGAAGGAAAGAAGTCCACATCACCCCTTGTGGTTTCAGAAAccggctaaccccccccccccccccccccccccaaactctGAAACATAGATTAAAATCGCGGGAGAAACGATTTCGCGGCGGCCTCTCCCAGCAGCTACAGCGGCCGCCATAGCGGGCAATAGGGCGAATAGCAGAAATTTTTCTGATGAGAGAGATGATTTCTGGAGGGGTTTGCTCATTGTTGAGCCATTTAGAGGGAGTTGTGGAGGATATCGCGGCAGCAGCCATAGCCTAGCGGCGAGGCTCCTGGGCAGCTATAGCGCAGCTATCGCGACTATTTCGCGGGCTATTTTAATCTATGCTCTGAAACCAGTTAACTAATCCCCTGAGATATCTAATACCAGCCAAGGCACCCCCTAATCCCAATTAGAGTGGTATCTGTAGGTGGTTTTGTTTGCGTGGCTCTACAGGATGGCCACGTCGGCTTGGTATTGTGGCGCAGGAGATATGAGCACGGGCCGCCGGCTGTTCATAATTCATCCTATCCCCAATCCCATAGTTCATCTCTTGCTCCTGATGGgtttaactgggctttggtggctGTATATGGTGCCGCATAGCCCGAACTAAAACCGGATTTCTTGGCTGATCTGGTTAGGATTTGTATTTCCTATCCTGgtgggggtgatttcaacatcatTAGAAGGCGCgatgagaagaataatgataactttgacggcagatggtcgttcatgtttaatactaTCATTGAAACCTTGGAtatgagagagatagagctttcgagaagaaagtttacctgggctaacgcGATGCCAAATCCGATGTTTGAAAAGTTCGATCGAGTTCTGGCTagtgtcgaatgggaacagaaattccctttgtaacagttcaggcaCTTTCTCGTGATATTTCTGACCACACGTCTTTATTTCTTGATTCTGGTGAGGCCACCCACTTGGAAAACAAAAACTCATTTTCGTTCGAGCTTGCTTGGTTTGAGAGAGAAGGCTTCTTTGATCTCGTAtccagagagtgggctaaggatgcaggaggtaggactGCGCTTGAGGGTTGGCAGAATAAAATTAGGCACTTGAGAAGTTTCCTatgtgggtgggctaagcatcttagcgggatttataaggtcgaaaaggaacaactccttacccttattcagtccctggatgtaaaagcagaaaccacggTTCTGCCAGCctcggagcttcatgccaagcttgacgcggagatgaggctgaaagagctTCTTCGTGAGGAAGAATTAAAGTGGGCGCTGCGGGCCATGGTCCGAAGAgtagtccagggggacgcgaacactcaattcttccacatgatcgctaatggcaagcacagaaagaagaggatctttcagcttgaacaagatgaaggaacgattcttggtcaggagaacctaaaattatacattacTAAGTATTACAAGCACTTGTTTGGGTCTCCAGAGGATAACTGTGTGTCgctggatgagtctaggattgaggatgtgcctcaacttacTGCTGCTGAGAAAGAGGTGTTGGAGGCCATATcgcagatgaaaaataataaggctcccggaccggatggattcccggctgagttttataagaagtgctggcatattattaaaggggatCTGTTGCCGTTGTTCCACGATTTATTCTCTGGCCAGCTTCACCTTTTTtagctgaattttggaacgataaccctgcttcctaataagacagaggctgtgagaatcgagcaattcaggcccatctgtcttcttaatgtagGTTCAATTTTTTTTACCAAGGTCGGGacgaataggctcacacagattgcgcatgctgtggtgcagcctactcaaactgctttcatgccggacaagaacatcctcgaaggggttgtggtccttcatgaaaccctccatgaaattcacacgaaaaaacttaatggagttgttttcaaggttgatttcgagaaagcgtacgataaagtcaaatggcctttccttcaataggccttacgcatgaagggttttgatgaagcttggcgaccccaggtagaatctttcacgcaaaaagggagtgttggaattaaagtgaatgacgacataggtcattatttccagacacacaaggtcCTGAGACAAGGcgatccaatgtctcctattctgttcaacatcgtcgttgacatgttggcaatcttgataggtaggacaaaggaggccggtcaggtgggtggcttggtgcctcatctagtggatggtggtgtgtccatcctgcagtacgctgatgatacaatcatctttatggagcacgacttggcaaaagcgagaaatatgaagctggtgttatgcttatttaaACAATTGACTAGattgaagattaactttcataaaagcgagttgttctgttttggtagagccaatgaggaacaagaggcttataggcaattgt is a window encoding:
- the LOC123039724 gene encoding uncharacterized protein, translating into MNKPSSQERYVRNKSDASSSSKMVRSKVTLELHLLPVDVLRDIFSRLSLKQAVRMSALSREWWRLGLCHPDLVFTKDTLFGSNKIIYYIDRESTTAEFITRVDNLLRPFWSSPTTTTTVDKFVVKFGLTRHHMHHIDRWINFSTESMAKHISLDLIGWSVHEDDKYVVPLCKLSGSNGSCVKSLHMANVCVKLAPSFSGITNLKKLSLHMVSIDADDLQCLLLSCALLESLRLEDSPLSSFSIRQELCRLQHLSVRECPVGTIQLRAPNLTTFQFDDFPTQIVLIESSKLLEATFVFKNIRYNWCEDALDYVLAELPAALPYVHKLFVHVLVEDEVCCMPSLKIIIPSPYIYLGCICSY